Within the Arachis duranensis cultivar V14167 unplaced genomic scaffold, aradu.V14167.gnm2.J7QH unplaced_Scaffold_174815, whole genome shotgun sequence genome, the region AGCTCCATCTATCTCTCACGTTCAGCAAGCTTCTTTCTGTAAGCTTCAGTAACAAAGTATTGCACTATATCTGCAAGGAGGAATGCCTACAAGGTGACATTATAGACAATCAGATCTCAACCTAAGGTTTGATGGTGGGAAGTATCTGCATTAACAACAGACTGCTGCAGGGAAGGCAGACAGAATCAGTCATGGAGTTCTTTCAATTGAATTTAGAGATTTGGGTGGATCAACTCCTATAGTCCTATTCAGCTGGCCCTTATAACTGCAATTCACATTAAGAAAAGTTTTAACAAAAATTGCGCATATTCCCCCTCTAAGTAAATATTTGTCTATATACTGTTGAAATATGCATATTCAGAGAAATGATAATCATCTATGACACACGAGAATTACAAGAACCATTCACTAGGTCAAAGGTCTAATACCTGACTATACTAAAGATCCTCTAGTCATACACTTCATAATAATTACTGGAGGACAGAATGAGAGGGAACTAACCTCACCGAAGTAGAAGAAATCCGTCAAACCAACAAGTGATCGAGCTTGATCGCAACCAATATGTCGTGTTTCATATACATCACGAAATTCCCTTCGGCTTTGCTGTAAATTATTGGAAATAAATCTatgtaaagaaaatattttgctGGTAATATTTTACTTTAGCTATAATGGACAAGATATGTCATGAGAAACTTGTCAAAGAAAACTAGCAACAACAATTTTTCAATGCAGCCACTTAATACAATCAGTACGGTATTCTTGAGAAggttttaaataattaaatagcaAAAGAAGCTAATATGATGCATACATGTGCCTAACAAAACATAAGAATGAGCAGCAAATACCCTGCATCGACCAAAATAACATCCATCTGGCTCAATTGACCTGAAGAAATTCAGCTTCATTAGGCAACCCTTTAGACTTATCATAGTATAAGCCTCGAATTGGGAAACTTGGATCATACTTGAATTCCATGCAAATCTCAGGATACCTAAGCTTCAGTAATAAGCTTCTTTGACCTACCTTATTTGCCACTGTTTGAACACAGAGCAAAGAAAACACTCTTTTTAtgaatccaaattaatttgtatCAATCCATAAGGCTTTAATCACCACAATTTAGGCACATCAGATAATATTAATTCGtacattatttatatttgattatagcataaaaatataataaataatataaaactatTTATATGTCTTCACCTaatcatttaaaatttcaaaagggATAATTCATTTCCACTTTAGTTTTCTGTTCCATTTAGTGATAGAGTTTTCTGCTTCTAACATTAACACCAACCCCCCTCcccgaaaaaaaagaaagaatcaGAGTACTCTCAAAGGAGTTCCTTTAATTTGTAGATATGGTATAATACTCTTGGCGAGAACAATGAACATAGAAGCTCTTGAGGTTGTAACTTGTAATTGGTTCCCAGCAAAACCAAAAGAACACACGCAAAACGTCCTCGGAGGCCCCAAATAGATGGTAGTAATAATGATAGTAATCGTCAGGGCAATAAGAAATGAGATGCATTTTGACAATTATAATCTACAGCCACAGAGCAAAGAAACCACGCTTTTTAtgaatccaaattaatttgtattaatCCATAAG harbors:
- the LOC107472582 gene encoding uncharacterized protein LOC107472582, giving the protein MANKVGQRSLLLKLRYPEICMEFKSIEPDGCYFGRCRQSRREFRDVYETRHIGCDQARSLVGLTDFFYFGEVTKKKDFLLDFYTNLDKNDAYGAQDPRGRKHENRVEQRTAETCESGSLGNL